AACCGATGTTCTCGGCGACCTCGGCAGTGCGTTCTCAGCCGCGTTGAACTTCGGCGATGTCGTCGCCGACACCAGCGGCCAGGAGAGCTGGGCCTTCTATCAGGACGCCACACGCCCCGACGGCTCGCTGGCCGAGCGTGCCGTCGTCAACCGCGACGGCTCGACGATCCATTCCGAATTCACCACTCCCGACAAGCCGAGCGACTGGGACGAGCGCCACACCGTCACGGCGCCCGAAGGCGGCAAGACGACCTTCGAAACGTCCGACCGCACCCAGACGATCCGCGACGGTGGCCCGGATGGCGAAATCGTCTCACGCTCGACCTGGACCGAGCGCGGACCGGAGCGCGAGGCGACGGTGCAGCAGGCGTTTGCTCCGGCGATCGTGCTCGCTCCAGCCGCTGCGGAGGTCACGATCACGACCGCGCTGACGCTCTTCACCTGGCTGTCGGCACGGAACAAGATCGATGGGCTACAAGCAGTAGCCGGCTTCTGCGCGCGAGAATTTCAAGGCGATGGAAGCAGTTCACCAAGGTTGGACTTCGTCGGCAACCTCACAGAGCAGGAAGCCGACCGCGCTTGCAATCGCCGAGAGATCGTCCAAAACCTACTGAACGAAGCAGCTCGCGATGCCGGAAGCCCGAGCAACTACCCGAATCCTGGAGCTTACGGAAGCGCCGTCCATACTCGCGTCAAACAGGCGGTCGACTTGAAGAACGACCCTGATCTTCAAGCCGAGATTTCTGCGTTTAGGGCAGGAGTGGGTCGTGATGGTGACCAACGTTACGGACTCAGGGACACACACCGGGCCGACGTCGTCGAAAGAGCCAGCGAGACGACTGCCTGCGGCTACGATCTCAAGACCGGAAACGCTATAGTAAGCCCGAAGCGCGCCGCCGAGCTGGTCGCCCTGATGAAACGGCTGTATCCGAACGCTCAACGGTTCATCATCATGCAGATGAAGCCACGCAAATGACGACAGCTCGTCAGATTCGCCAACTCTTTGCGCCGCTGCTCGCCGAGAACCCCGATATCGTCCTTCGCAAGAACTATATCTATCTCAAGCCGGTCAGCCACGTGCATCGATGCATCGGCATCGGTCGATCAGGCGGCCGTGACGCTTTCATCGTTAGGGCAGCGGTCAATTTTACATTCAACTTGTCAGGCGCGCTCTGGGAGTGGCCGCTCGGAATTCGAGGCTATGGCTGGCGCTGGAGCGATCCGGATATGCCAGGCCTGTTCAAGCGGCTGGTCGACCAGGAACTCACACAGCTGCGCGCGCTCACTACGCTTGAGGCTTTCGCCAAGTTCGCCTCACGCGACATGACGTTCATGACCAGCCCTCTCTACGGGCACAAGGATTGCCAGCTCCGCGTCGATATTGCCTTGGGCAATCTCGACAAGGCGCTTGTCGACTGCCGTGAACTCGATCGGCTACGCGGACCGCCGCCCCACACGGAATATTTTGCGCAACTCTGGAGCAGGGTCGTCGACCCAGCCCTGCCTCTCCTTGAACGGCGAGATGTCTCCGGCCTGACAAACCTACTGCGCGAATGGCAGGCAACCTACATCGAGGTCACGGGTCTGGGGCTCTCTTTCAAACCCACGCCCTTCCCGCTCGAACTCGCAGCGGGCCCCTGAGCTCAGTTCCGCGTCGCGGTCGCCGTGACGCCGGGATCGACCTTGAAGCTCGAGGCCTCGATCACCGCGGTGCCGATCATCGTCTTCACCGAGATTCGCACCGGCAACAGCATGTTCGTGCCGGCGACGGGGGCGAGCCAGGTCGAGATTTCCTTGTTCTCGGCCATGAACTTGGTCGAGGGCCGCAGGGAGCGATGGCCGGCGATCGGAACATAGCGCGCCTGGCAGACCGAGACCGGGCCGCTATAGCCGTCGATCTTGATCTCGCGGGTGCCGGAATAGCTCAGCTTGATGTCGTAGCGCGCCGCGCCGTCGAAGATCGCCAGCGTGCGGTTGCAGGCCGCGGCGCCGCCGTTGCGGCCGGAGGCCTCGACCGGCATCAGGAAGGCGCTGAGCGGGTCCGTGATGTTGCGCTGATGCTCGTCCTTGAGCGGCACGCGATCGGGCTTGGTGTCGATCGGCGGCTCGATCGCCAGCGCCTGCACTGCATTGCCGCCGAGCGCCATGCGCACCGTGCGGCTCTCGCTGGAATTGGCGGAGGACACCGCGAAGGCTGTCGGCGAGAGCCGGCTGCCGTTGAGGTTGCCGGTCGCGGTGCCGGAGCCGCGCCCACCGGTGAAGCTGCCGACGAGGCCGGTCAGCTTGGCGCTGGCGTCGAGCTTGTAGCTGCCGCCGTCGATGCCGCCCGCAAGATTGGCCTTGCCGAGCGAAAGCCCGAGCAGGCTGACGTCATAGGTCGCATCAAGCGAAGCCGCCTGTACGGCCGGCGCCGGCAAGGCGAGCATCAGCATCGCGATGAGGGCGCTGCTGGCAGGCGACAAGGCGAGCTTCATCGTGAGGCTCCGGAGCGCGACGGACATCGTCGCATGCACTGAGATTCGGTCCGAATCGTGACTGGTTATCCTCAGCTTGGCGGGATAATGGTTACCGAGATGTTTCCGGGCCGTTTGCACACGGCCTGCCTTGACGGGCTGTCATCGGCCCGTTATAGACCGCCCACTTCAATTTGACTTCCGGTGCTCGCCTGCCGGCACGTCGCGTGTCGGCATTTTGCGTTGAGTACTCGGAGATTTTGGGAACACGATCATGGCCCGCCGTTGCGAACTGACCGGGAAAGCCACCCTGACCGGCCACCTCGTCAGCCACTCGAACCGCAAGACCAAGACGGTCTTCCGGCCGAACCTCGTCAACGTCACGCTTCAGTCGGATGCGCTCGGCCGTTCGGTCCGCCTGCGCGTCTCGGCGAATGCGCTGCGCACCGTCGATCACCGCGGCGGCCTCGACGCCTTCCTGGTCAAGGCTCCGGCCGGTGAGCTCTCGCCGGGCGCGCTGACGCTGAAGCGCGACATCGAGAAGAAGCTCGCCGCCAACTGAGCGCGGGTTTCCCTCGGGACTGAACGAAGCGGCCGCAAGGCCGCTTTTTTCGTTGGTGGATTGCTCGTCACTCTCGGGCAGAGCGAAGCGCAGACCCGAGAATCTCCCGACGAGAAGGCGCCGGTCGGAGCCTCGTCCTGCCTGAGATGCTCGGGGCAAGCCCGGACATAACGCGCGCCGATTACGGCGCCAGCTCGAACTCCAGCAGCACGGTCCGCTGCAGGAAGGTCGAGAAATTGTCGTCCGAGATCAGGGTGATGATGGTCCGCCCGCTCTCCTGGTGGACGGCCATCCCTTCCATATTATCGATCTCCTGGCCGAGATCGGCCTCGATCAGGATCGGCCCGTCCAGCTTGGCCCCAGGGCGGATCGTGCCGCCGGCGATGCGACGGATGCGCATGCCGACGCCGCGCAGCGGCTTGTACCAGCGCTCCAGCAGCAGCATGTCGCCGCCGGGCAGGAAGGCGAGGTCGGTGATGTCGTAGCCGTCGCGGCGGATCACCTGCAGCGTGCCCGGCTGGCGCCCGCCGAGAATGAAGCCCGTAGTCGGCTCGTCCGCTCGGCCCGAGCGTTCTGAAATCGCGATCAGCGCGCCGGCAAGCGGGTGGCCGGCCGGCAGCACGCCGAGCGCCTCGAAGCCGCGATTGCTCGGCAGGCGCTTCGCCGCCGATGGCACCGTCACGAGCTGCGCCCGCGCCTCGACGCCATGGCGCGCCCAGTCGAAGCGCAGGATGTCATGGGTACGCTCGACGCCGATGAAGGCAGTGCCGCCCTGGATCGCCAGCGATTCGGTATCGAAATAGCGCGAGCGATGCAGCGGCTTGCCGGACGCCCCAAGGATCGGCGCGAGTTCCGCCTCCTCCAGCCCGGCGAGCTTGCCCTGTTTGCGAGCGACCCTTGCCGTCAACCAGAAGCCGTTGTCGGTGATCGCGACGAGCCGCTCCTCGTCGGGCGAGCGCCACAGCCCGGAGAAACCACCAAAACGGGGATGGCTGCCGGTGAGCTGCAGCCCGCCGCGAAAAGTCAGCTGGCCGAAACGTGTCTTCGTTGCATTGCCCGGCTCGAAGCTGGCGATCGGCCGGGCGGAGATGCTGACCGGTACGCGCCCGGGTTCCAGGCTCTGTGCTCGCGCGGGCAGGCTGAAAGCCGCCGCGCCGAGGCCGGCAAGAACGCTGCGGCGGCTCAGGCTCATTGCAGGCGGCGCGAGCCCCGCGAGCTTGCCCCGCCGGCATCCTCCTCGAACAGCTCAGCCAGCTTCTCGGTCATCACGCCGCCGAGCTCCTCGGCGTCGACGATGGTGACGGCGCGGCGGTAGTAGCGGGTGACGTCGTGGCCGATGCCGATCGCGATCAGCTCGACCGGCGAGCGCGTCTCGATCTCGGCGATGACATGGCGCAGATGCCGCTCCAGATAGCTGCCGGCATTGACCGAGAGCGTCGAATCGTCGACCGGCGCGCCGTCCGAGATCACCATCAGGATCTTGCGCTGCTCCGAGCGGCCGAGCAGGCGCTTATGCGCCCAGTCGAGCGCCTCGCCGTCGATGTTCTCCTTGAGCAGTCCCTCGCGCATCATCAGCCCGAGGTTTTTCCGGGCGCGCCGCCATGGAGCGTCAGCGGCCTTGTAGATGATGTGCCGGAGATCGTTGAGGCGGCCGGGATTTGCCGGCTTGCCCGATTGCAGCCAGCTCTCGCGCGACAGACCACCTTTCCAGGCCCGGGTGGTGAAGCCGAGCAATTCGACCTTGACGCCGCAGCGCTCCAGAGTGCGCGCCAGAATGTCGGCGCAGGTCGCCGCCACCGTGATCGGCCGGCCGCGCATCGAGCCGGAATTGTCGATCAGCAGCGTCACCACGGTGTCGCGGAAATTCGTGTCCGATTCCTGCCGGAAGGAGAGCGGCTGGAACGGGTCGATGATGATGCGCGGCAGGCGCGATGGGTCGAGCGCGCCCTCCTCCAGGTCGAACTGCCAGGAGCGGTTCTGCTGTGCCATCAGACGGCGCTGCAGCCGATTTGCAAGGCGCGCGACGACACCTTGAAGATGCGCCAATTGCTTGTCGAGATAGGCGCGCAGGCGCGTCAACTCCTCGGCGTCGCAAAGTTCCTCGGCCGTGACGATCTCGTCGAACTTCTGGGTATAGGCCTTGTAGTCGGTCTGCGGGCGGTCATTGGCGCGGCTGTCGCGCGGCCGCGGCGCTTCGCCGGCCTCCTCGGCCTCGGAACTCTCGTCTTCCTCGTCCCAATCGCCGGCCGGCGCATCGGCGGCCTCGGAGGCGCCTTCCTGCAATTCCTCGGCCGCGTCCTCGCTGGTCTCGGTCTCCGAGCGCTCGCCCTGGCTCTGCTGCTCGGCTTCGCCCTCTTCCTGCTGCTGGTCGTCGGAGGACTGGTCCTGATCGTCCTCGTCCTCCTCGGCATCGTCGCCCTGGCTCGACTGCTCGGCCATGTCGAGCGAGACGAGCAGGTCGCGCACGGTGCGGGCGAAGGCGCGCTGATCCTCGATCGACTTCGACAACCGGTCGAGATCGTCGCCCGCCTTGGCCTCGATCTGCTCGCGCCAGAGATCGACCAACTTCTCCGCCGCCTTGGGCGGCTTCAAGCCCGTCAGGCGTTCGCGTACCATCAAGGCGAGGGCATCTTCCAGCGGCGCATCGGCCCGGTCGGTGATCTCCTCATAGCGGCCGCCGCGATGATAGCGGTCCTCCAGCATCGCCGAGATGTTGCCGGAAACGCCGCTCATCCGGCGCGAGCCGACGCTCTCGACCCGGGCCTGCTCGACCGCGTCGAAGACGGCGCGCGCCGCATCGCCCTCGGGCGCGGCGCGGCGGTGGACCGCTGCATCGTGGCATGCGAGGCGCAGCGCCATCGAATCGGCATGGCCGCGCAGGATCGCGACATCGCCAGCGGTGAGCTTGCGCGGTGGCTCCGGCAAACGGGCGCGCTCGCCGACCAGCGAAGGTTTGTCGGCGGCGAAGACGATCTCCATCTCCGGCTTGCGCGCGATCGCCTTCATCGCGCCCGAGACCGCCCGCTTCAGCGGCTCGGCCGGCGCTTCCTTCGGGGTTCCGGGCTTGCGGTTGGAAATGCTCACGACTGATCCTCGACGCGCTGCATGGTCAGAGCACCTTCCTGAAACGGAACCACGTCATGCCCACTTCAGGACAGTCTTCGATCTGCCCATACGCAAAATAACCGTGCATTTTGTAGAAAGCCGGCGCCTGGAACGAAAACGTATCGACGAGGACGCCCCGGGCCCCACGGCTTCTCGCTTCCGTTTCCGCCCGCTTCAGCAACGCCGTGCCGAGGCCGCTTCGGCGAAACTGCTCATCCACCCAGAGCAGGCTGATGTGCATCCACTCGCCGATCGCCTCGGCCATCAGCCCGCCGCGCACGGCTCCATCGACATTCGCGGTGGCGGCAAATGCCTTGGGTGAGCGGCCGTGCATATGCTCGCGATTGAAGCTCTCAAGGCCTGCCGCAATGATTTTTTTTGCGGCGCCATAGGTGGTCTCGATCTGGACGGAAACAGCGTCGGACATGGCGCGCTGCTCGGCCGGCGCCTGCTCGATCTGCCTCAGCTCGCGATCGGGGATGCTCATAGCACCTTCATGAAGTGGTGGAAGGTCTGCCCGGCGACGGGATAGCCCTCCATGCGGCCGCATTCGCGATAACCCATGCGGGGGTAGAAGCCCGGCGCCTGGATGCTCATCGTGCCGAGATAGACGCCGCGCGCGCCATAATCGCGCGCCGCCTGCTCGGCCATCGCCAGCAGCGCCTCGCCATAGCCGGCACCGCGATGCGCCTCGTCGATCCAGAACAGGTCGACATAGAGCCATTGCCATTTCAGCTCGCCGACGAGGCCGCCGACCATGGCGCCGCTCTCGTCGCGCAGGCTGAGCGCCAGCGGCTCGGCATTGCGCGGCCCGACCCTGGCCTCGTTATGGGCGGAGAGCCCACGCACAACGGCCTCGCGCGTCGCGGCAAAATCCGCCTCGCGCTGGATCGTGGCCTGCTTGCTGTCGGCGGCGCTCACGGCGTGCTCCTCAGCGCGCCCGTCCGTTGTACATCGTCGGGCTCAGCTCGGTCGGCTCGACGCCAGCGAGACAGCGGACGTTGATCGCGACGGTCGGCGTGCCGTCCGGCGCATTGGCACGGGCGAAAGATTCCATGCCGCAAGTCTCGCAGAAGAGATGCTGGATCTTCTGCGAGTTGAAGCGGTATTCGGTCAGCGCGTCCTCGCCCTTGGTCAGGGTGAAGCTGGTCGCCGGGCTGAAGGCCAGCACCGAGCCGCGACGCTGGCAGTAGGAGCAGTTGCAGGTGATCGTCCGCGAGAGGTCGGCCTCGACCTCGTAGGCGACCCGCCCGCAGTGACAGGAACCTTCATACCGAGCCATGGCCGGCCTCCTGCTGGTTGAGCCTGGTCCGATCGCGAGAGTGGGGCCACTCTCGCGAGGGCGCTTCAGCTCAGGACGACGTTGACCGCGCTTTCCGGCAATTCCTTGCCGAAGGAGCGCTGGAAGAACTCAGCCACCAGCGTGCGCTCCATCTCGTCGCACTTGTTGAGGAAGGTGACGCGGAAGGCGAAGCCGATATCGCCGCCGAAGATCGCCGCGTTCTCGGCCCAGGTGATCACCGTACGCGGGCTCATCACGGTCGAGAGATCGCCGTTCATGAAGGCGTTGCGGGTGAGATCGGCGACGCGGACCATCTTGTTGACGGTGTCCTTGCCCTCCGGCGAGGTCTGATAGTGCTTCGACTTGGCGAGCACGATCGCGACCTCGTTGTCGTGGGGCAGGTAGTTCAGCGTGGTGACGATCGACCAGCGGTCCATCTGGCCCTGGTTGATCTGCTGCGTGCCATGATAGAGGCCAGAGGTGTCGCCGAGGCCGACCGTGTTGGCGGTGGCGAACAGCCGGAAGGCACCGTGCGGGCGGATGACGCGCTTCTGGTCGAGCAGCGTCAGCTTGCCCGACTGCTCGAGGATGCGCTGGATCACGAACATCACGTCCGGGCGGCCGGCATCGTACTCGTCGAAGACCAGCGCGATGTTGTTCTGCAGCGCCCAGGGCAGGATGCCGTCCTGGAACTCGGTGATCTGCTTGCCTTCCTTCAGCACGATCGCGTCCTTGCCGACGAGGTCGAGGCGCGAGACATGGCTGTCGAGGTTGACGCGGACACAGGGCCAGTTGAGGCGGGCTGCGACCTGCTCGATATGGGTCGACTTGCCGGTGCCGTGATAGCCCGAGATCATCACGCGGCGATTATGGGCGAAGCCGGCGAGGATCGCGATCGTGGTGTCGCGGTCGAAGCGGTAGTCCGCGTCGAAGTCAGGAACATGCGCCTCGGGCTTGGAATAGGCCGGCACCTCCAGATCGCTGTCGATCCCGAAGACCTGACGCACCGACAGCTTCATGTCGGGCATCCCGGGGGCGGAGGCAGTCGTCGTTGTCATCGTTCTTCTCCGGGCGCAGGACAGGGGCCGGCTGAAGATCCGGTGTCCTGGAGCCGACCGAAAGGGAGGCGTGTAGAACCTCATTAAAGCGAAAGCGATGGAGCGGCAATTCGCAAGAGGCATGCCGTCCCTTCGCCGGCATGCATTCACGCACGGCCCGCGAGCAGCTTCGCGATCGCCGCGACGGAACCCATCGCCCCGTCGAGATCGACTGTTGCAGCCGGCGGAACGCCCTGCGCCAGCGCCGCTTCGATCGCAGCAGCAAGCGCCTGTGGCCCTTCGGCAAGCTTCAGAACGCGCGCCCGCCCGGCCCGCTCCAACGCGGCGGCACGCAAAGCCTGCTCGGTCTCGTTGCCGGCGTCGAAGGGGACGAGGAGAGCAGGCCGTGTGGCCTGCAGCAGGTCGAGTACCGTATTATAGCCCGCCTGGCTGATCGACAGCGCGCAGGTGGCGAGCAGCGCCGGGAAATCCGGCCGGGCCCATTCGACGACTGCGTTGTCCGGAGCCGATTGTCGCAGGGCGGCGAAATCGACCTCGGAGACGCCGCGGCCAATCAGGAGATGGAAAGCGCCCTGCGGCAGCAAGCGAGCCGCCGCGAGCGCGGTCTCGAACAGCGGCAGCGCTGCCGCCGAACCGCCGCCAGAGACGAGGAT
This genomic interval from Bosea sp. 29B contains the following:
- a CDS encoding DUF3108 domain-containing protein, which codes for MKLALSPASSALIAMLMLALPAPAVQAASLDATYDVSLLGLSLGKANLAGGIDGGSYKLDASAKLTGLVGSFTGGRGSGTATGNLNGSRLSPTAFAVSSANSSESRTVRMALGGNAVQALAIEPPIDTKPDRVPLKDEHQRNITDPLSAFLMPVEASGRNGGAAACNRTLAIFDGAARYDIKLSYSGTREIKIDGYSGPVSVCQARYVPIAGHRSLRPSTKFMAENKEISTWLAPVAGTNMLLPVRISVKTMIGTAVIEASSFKVDPGVTATATRN
- the rpmB gene encoding 50S ribosomal protein L28, giving the protein MARRCELTGKATLTGHLVSHSNRKTKTVFRPNLVNVTLQSDALGRSVRLRVSANALRTVDHRGGLDAFLVKAPAGELSPGALTLKRDIEKKLAAN
- a CDS encoding esterase-like activity of phytase family protein, which gives rise to MSLSRRSVLAGLGAAAFSLPARAQSLEPGRVPVSISARPIASFEPGNATKTRFGQLTFRGGLQLTGSHPRFGGFSGLWRSPDEERLVAITDNGFWLTARVARKQGKLAGLEEAELAPILGASGKPLHRSRYFDTESLAIQGGTAFIGVERTHDILRFDWARHGVEARAQLVTVPSAAKRLPSNRGFEALGVLPAGHPLAGALIAISERSGRADEPTTGFILGGRQPGTLQVIRRDGYDITDLAFLPGGDMLLLERWYKPLRGVGMRIRRIAGGTIRPGAKLDGPILIEADLGQEIDNMEGMAVHQESGRTIITLISDDNFSTFLQRTVLLEFELAP
- the cobT gene encoding cobaltochelatase subunit CobT, with protein sequence MSISNRKPGTPKEAPAEPLKRAVSGAMKAIARKPEMEIVFAADKPSLVGERARLPEPPRKLTAGDVAILRGHADSMALRLACHDAAVHRRAAPEGDAARAVFDAVEQARVESVGSRRMSGVSGNISAMLEDRYHRGGRYEEITDRADAPLEDALALMVRERLTGLKPPKAAEKLVDLWREQIEAKAGDDLDRLSKSIEDQRAFARTVRDLLVSLDMAEQSSQGDDAEEDEDDQDQSSDDQQQEEGEAEQQSQGERSETETSEDAAEELQEGASEAADAPAGDWDEEDESSEAEEAGEAPRPRDSRANDRPQTDYKAYTQKFDEIVTAEELCDAEELTRLRAYLDKQLAHLQGVVARLANRLQRRLMAQQNRSWQFDLEEGALDPSRLPRIIIDPFQPLSFRQESDTNFRDTVVTLLIDNSGSMRGRPITVAATCADILARTLERCGVKVELLGFTTRAWKGGLSRESWLQSGKPANPGRLNDLRHIIYKAADAPWRRARKNLGLMMREGLLKENIDGEALDWAHKRLLGRSEQRKILMVISDGAPVDDSTLSVNAGSYLERHLRHVIAEIETRSPVELIAIGIGHDVTRYYRRAVTIVDAEELGGVMTEKLAELFEEDAGGASSRGSRRLQ
- a CDS encoding GNAT family N-acetyltransferase — its product is MSIPDRELRQIEQAPAEQRAMSDAVSVQIETTYGAAKKIIAAGLESFNREHMHGRSPKAFAATANVDGAVRGGLMAEAIGEWMHISLLWVDEQFRRSGLGTALLKRAETEARSRGARGVLVDTFSFQAPAFYKMHGYFAYGQIEDCPEVGMTWFRFRKVL
- a CDS encoding GNAT family N-acetyltransferase; protein product: MSAADSKQATIQREADFAATREAVVRGLSAHNEARVGPRNAEPLALSLRDESGAMVGGLVGELKWQWLYVDLFWIDEAHRGAGYGEALLAMAEQAARDYGARGVYLGTMSIQAPGFYPRMGYRECGRMEGYPVAGQTFHHFMKVL
- a CDS encoding GFA family protein codes for the protein MARYEGSCHCGRVAYEVEADLSRTITCNCSYCQRRGSVLAFSPATSFTLTKGEDALTEYRFNSQKIQHLFCETCGMESFARANAPDGTPTVAINVRCLAGVEPTELSPTMYNGRAR
- the cobS gene encoding cobaltochelatase subunit CobS, translated to MTTTTASAPGMPDMKLSVRQVFGIDSDLEVPAYSKPEAHVPDFDADYRFDRDTTIAILAGFAHNRRVMISGYHGTGKSTHIEQVAARLNWPCVRVNLDSHVSRLDLVGKDAIVLKEGKQITEFQDGILPWALQNNIALVFDEYDAGRPDVMFVIQRILEQSGKLTLLDQKRVIRPHGAFRLFATANTVGLGDTSGLYHGTQQINQGQMDRWSIVTTLNYLPHDNEVAIVLAKSKHYQTSPEGKDTVNKMVRVADLTRNAFMNGDLSTVMSPRTVITWAENAAIFGGDIGFAFRVTFLNKCDEMERTLVAEFFQRSFGKELPESAVNVVLS